A single window of Flavipsychrobacter sp. DNA harbors:
- a CDS encoding glycosyltransferase family 1 protein translates to MRIAFDAKRAFQNFTGLGHYSRTLLTSIFEGFAEHEYYLMAPKKTDRFDASQYNNVHIIEPSGISSSLRSIWRANLMKTDLKKLKIDLYHGLSNEIPLGIHKTGIKTVVTIHDLIFERYAHHDGAIDTAIYRSKFKYACKKADKVIAISKQTRDDIVEFYNIDPQKIEVCYQSCNAIFQLLLREEEKEAVRARYGLPKEYFLYVGSVVDRKNLLTICKAMKLLQNKLSIPLVVIGSGGSYFQKVKQYITENRLEESIIFLSEQEYAANEPRYKNSLDFPAIYQMATAMIYPSVYEGFGLPVLEALWSAIPVITSDQSSLVEVGGDAACLIDPMDEQLMANEMYDIATNAERRSTMIEKGLQHAQNFTPESCAAKVMEVYESIL, encoded by the coding sequence ATGCGTATTGCTTTCGACGCAAAAAGGGCGTTTCAAAATTTTACAGGTTTAGGGCACTACAGCCGCACATTACTTACTTCTATTTTTGAGGGGTTTGCTGAGCACGAGTATTATCTCATGGCACCTAAAAAAACAGATAGGTTTGATGCATCTCAATACAATAATGTACACATCATTGAGCCTTCAGGTATCTCAAGCAGTCTCCGTTCTATATGGCGTGCCAACTTGATGAAGACCGATCTAAAGAAATTGAAAATAGACCTATATCACGGGTTGAGTAATGAAATACCACTAGGGATACATAAAACGGGTATCAAAACAGTAGTTACTATACATGACCTTATTTTTGAACGCTATGCCCACCACGATGGTGCAATAGATACAGCTATATACAGAAGCAAGTTTAAATATGCATGCAAAAAAGCAGACAAGGTAATAGCTATAAGTAAACAGACACGTGATGATATTGTGGAGTTTTACAACATAGACCCGCAAAAGATCGAAGTATGTTATCAATCTTGCAATGCTATTTTCCAGCTGCTATTAAGAGAGGAAGAAAAAGAAGCGGTGAGAGCAAGGTATGGCCTGCCTAAGGAATACTTCTTGTATGTTGGCTCCGTAGTAGATAGGAAGAATTTGCTGACCATATGCAAAGCAATGAAGCTGCTCCAAAACAAATTGTCAATACCTTTAGTTGTTATCGGTAGCGGAGGGAGTTATTTTCAAAAAGTAAAACAATACATTACTGAAAACCGACTGGAGGAAAGCATTATCTTCTTATCAGAACAGGAGTATGCTGCAAACGAGCCTCGCTATAAAAACTCGCTCGATTTTCCTGCTATTTATCAAATGGCTACAGCCATGATATATCCATCCGTATATGAAGGGTTTGGTCTGCCTGTATTAGAGGCTTTATGGAGTGCTATACCCGTAATTACATCCGACCAGTCGAGCTTGGTAGAGGTAGGGGGAGATGCTGCCTGTTTAATTGATCCTATGGACGAGCAGCTTATGGCTAATGAAATGTATGATATAGCCACTAATGCAGAGCGTCGATCTACGATGATAGAGAAAGGACTACAACATGCACAAAACTTTACACCTGAGAGCTGTGCCGCTAAGGTGATGGAAGTGTATGAGTCTATTCTTTGA
- a CDS encoding riboflavin synthase produces the protein MFTGIIENVGVVQDIQPNGTNIDFWVKSSITGELKIDQSVAHNGVCLTVVAIDGDAYKVTAVAETLQKTSLGDWQIGNRLNLERALKVGDRLDGHFVQGHVDTVAICTEKKELEGSWLFSFSFPKEFAKLTIEKGSICINGVSLTLFNVGHDTFTVTIIPYTYEHTNFFALEQGHRVNLEFDILGKYLLRNQELDINISQSV, from the coding sequence ATGTTTACCGGCATAATAGAGAATGTAGGTGTAGTACAGGATATACAACCCAATGGTACTAATATAGACTTTTGGGTAAAGTCGTCTATTACTGGCGAACTGAAAATAGATCAGTCTGTAGCACATAATGGTGTATGTCTTACTGTAGTAGCTATTGACGGAGATGCTTATAAAGTGACAGCTGTTGCTGAAACATTGCAAAAAACAAGTCTAGGTGATTGGCAAATAGGTAATAGGTTAAACTTAGAAAGAGCGCTTAAAGTTGGTGATAGGCTAGATGGGCATTTTGTTCAGGGACATGTTGATACTGTAGCAATTTGTACTGAAAAGAAGGAGCTTGAGGGTAGCTGGTTGTTTAGCTTTTCTTTCCCTAAGGAGTTTGCAAAACTAACTATAGAGAAGGGGAGCATTTGTATCAATGGTGTTAGCCTTACGTTGTTTAATGTGGGACATGACACATTCACCGTCACAATAATTCCTTATACCTATGAGCACACCAATTTCTTTGCATTGGAACAAGGTCATAGAGTAAATTTAGAGTTTGATATTTTAGGTAAATATCTTTTACGAAACCAAGAACTAGATATCAACATTAGCCAAAGCGTATAA
- the rpsU gene encoding 30S ribosomal protein S21 encodes MLIIDSKDCENIDKALKKYKKKYEKSRTLNQLRARQHFTKKSVKRRHEVLKAIYLQEIECGIRERKR; translated from the coding sequence ATGTTGATTATTGATTCAAAAGATTGTGAAAACATTGATAAGGCGCTGAAGAAGTACAAAAAGAAGTATGAGAAATCTCGTACCCTTAATCAATTGCGTGCACGTCAGCACTTTACAAAGAAATCAGTTAAGAGACGCCACGAGGTCTTAAAGGCTATCTATCTACAAGAGATAGAGTGTGGTATCAGAGAAAGAAAAAGATAA
- a CDS encoding tyrosine-type recombinase/integrase: protein MIEQWLTDFLQYLKFEKRYAAHTLTAYSKDLQQFTAYIAGEFEITHPKAIKHFHIRSWLASLKDDKHTVSTINRKISSLSSFYKYLLRLSIVEQNPVKLLHALRKEERLPSYMKEEETDFLLHEIQFDEGFKGATDRLICDLLYQTGMRRSELIHLKEQDIEWSLKQIRVLGKGNKERLIPISEELSRSIRFYIEDKKAITCDTNGELLVLTSGKPLYAGYVYKIVQKYLGMSTTLSKKSPHILRHTFATHLLNKGANIQAIKELLGHSSLAATQVYTHNNIDKLKEIHKERHPRG, encoded by the coding sequence ATGATAGAACAGTGGCTAACGGACTTTTTACAATATCTCAAATTTGAGAAGCGCTACGCTGCTCATACGCTTACTGCTTACAGTAAAGACTTACAACAATTTACTGCATATATAGCCGGAGAGTTTGAGATAACTCACCCAAAAGCCATTAAGCATTTCCATATAAGGAGCTGGTTAGCCAGTTTAAAAGACGATAAACACACGGTTAGCACCATAAACCGAAAAATATCCAGCTTAAGCTCATTCTACAAATATTTACTACGCTTATCAATAGTAGAGCAGAATCCTGTGAAACTATTACACGCTTTGCGTAAAGAGGAACGCCTGCCATCCTATATGAAAGAGGAAGAAACAGACTTCCTATTACATGAAATACAATTTGACGAAGGATTTAAAGGTGCTACAGATAGGTTAATATGTGACCTTTTGTACCAGACAGGTATGCGTAGAAGCGAGCTTATACACCTAAAAGAGCAGGATATAGAGTGGTCGCTCAAGCAAATAAGAGTGCTAGGTAAAGGGAACAAAGAGCGTTTAATCCCTATTAGTGAAGAACTAAGCAGATCTATACGGTTTTATATAGAAGATAAAAAAGCTATAACCTGTGATACTAATGGAGAGCTATTAGTGCTTACCAGTGGCAAGCCGCTATATGCAGGATATGTGTACAAGATCGTACAAAAGTACTTAGGTATGTCAACCACGCTTTCTAAAAAGAGCCCTCACATACTGAGGCATACTTTTGCTACACATTTATTAAATAAAGGAGCCAATATACAAGCTATTAAAGAATTACTTGGGCATAGCAGTCTTGCTGCAACTCAGGTATATACACATAATAATATTGATAAATTAAAAGAAATACATAAGGAGCGTCATCCTAGGGGATGA
- a CDS encoding HPF/RaiA family ribosome-associated protein, translating to MNVQIQSVHFDADSKLLEHVNKKIEKLSTFHDHIIGVEVYLKLDNVAHTIKDKVAEIKVYVPKHSFFVKHQSKGFEQSFDHAFDSMVNRIKKQKEKMLA from the coding sequence ATGAATGTGCAAATCCAAAGCGTGCACTTCGACGCTGACTCTAAATTGTTGGAACATGTGAACAAGAAAATAGAAAAGTTAAGTACGTTCCATGATCACATTATAGGAGTAGAAGTATACTTAAAACTTGACAATGTAGCCCACACCATTAAGGACAAAGTAGCCGAGATCAAAGTATACGTACCTAAGCATTCTTTTTTCGTAAAACACCAGTCTAAAGGCTTTGAACAGTCTTTTGACCATGCTTTTGACTCTATGGTAAATCGTATAAAAAAGCAGAAAGAAAAGATGTTAGCTTAA